One genomic region from Antedon mediterranea chromosome 3, ecAntMedi1.1, whole genome shotgun sequence encodes:
- the LOC140044605 gene encoding uncharacterized protein — MPFLRRLSRTKSGEYQDQEEQPDKSKEKVKRRSYSGSLPVSKELEKQPGKERKASVKDKKKSKSEPADKYPLFYVHYLGRVPTKLEYGHEAIEGPVDQLCQLREKEKLQKLVLTFNMDGLFFREITGPFNRIKKDGMFIYIPLHMVTYGVGSVAHPNVFACVTRTAFDKASSTADMYIVHAFLCDKPTVAQKMTYWQLQAYIEAYETLKRRKELRLQRKLSRNSLKADSTSIKTSTTTVSGSSREGSVGSRDSGRRKLHGSTFVNPNIPKEHKLDDSKPSSKKKTNGNDSPIYAQVKKTTSNSMADDERTGEFTQSDTERKSATSIGSRTSKDSALGDEITCEQANDTSNVTSNVTKESDSSIKATTSVASSVPVNSTTSDASLTSGATATSVPSSVPTTDTSDEGGKSNPFFIDDNFDTISVVTMPIDSESVPRDEAFEKRISELNKLMQVDAEDLKAKLIKDNPTLVRRLYYGTIDRHGVFHRQGLNIGADADTSFA, encoded by the coding sequence ATGCCTTTTCTACGGAGACTAAGTCGGACTAAAAGTGGAGAATATCAAGACCAAGAAGAACAACCAGATAAGTCTAAAGAAAAGGTAAAACGGAGAAGTTACAGTGGATCATTGCCAGTATCAAAGGAACTTGAGAAACAGCCTGGGAAGGAGCGTAAAGCGTCTGTGAAAGACAAGAAGAAATCGAAATCTGAACCTGCTGATAAATACCCTCTCTTCTATGTACATTACTTAGGACGTGTGCCAACGAAACTAGAGTACGGTCATGAGGCGATCGAAGGCCCGGTTGATCAGTTATGCCAACTCCGAGAAAAAGAAAAACTGCAAAAACTTGTTCTGACTTTCAATATGGATGGACTATTCTTCCGGGAGATTACAGGACCTTTTAATCGAATTAAAAAGGATGGTATGTTCATATACATTCCATTACATATGGTAACGTATGGTGTAGGCTCTGTAGCCCACCCTAATGTGTTCGCTTGTGTCACTAGAACGGCTTTCGACAAAGCGAGCAGTACTGCAGACATGTATATCGTTCATGCTTTTCTTTGTGATAAGCCGACAGTAGCACAAAAAATGACATACTGGCAGCTACAAGCATACATAGAGGCGTATGAAACGCTGAAGAGAAGGAAAGAATTGAGATTGCAGAGAAAACTTAGTAGGAATAGTCTGAAAGCAGACAGTACGTCCATCAAAACGTCGACTACAACGGTATCGGGATCGTCGCGGGAAGGAAGTGTCGGAAGTCGGGACAGTGGCAGACGAAAGTTACATGGATCTACCTTTGTTAATCCAAATATTCCAAAAGAGCATAAGTTGGATGACAGCAAGCCTTCAAGTAAAAAGAAAACGAATGGAAATGATTCTCCGATATATGCGCAGGTTAAAAAGACGACATCGAACTCAATGGCAGATGATGAACGAACAGGTGAATTTACGCAGTCGGACACTGAACGAAAAAGTGCAACATCAATTGGAAGCCGGACGTCAAAAGATTCTGCACTTGGAGATGAAATTACATGTGAACAGGCCAATGACACATCAAATGTCACATCAAATGTCACAAAAGAAAGCGACTCATCTATAAAAGCTACAACCTCAGTTGCGTCGTCTGTACCGGTCAATTCTACGACCTCTGATGCATCATTAACATCAGGCGCTACTGCAACCTCTGTCCCGTCTTCCGTACCCACCACCGATACGAGCGACGAAGGAGGGAAAAGTAACCCGTTTTTCATTGATGATAATTTTGATACAATTAGTGTTGTTACCATGCCGATTGATTCAGAGTCGGTTCCAAGAGATGAAGCTTTTGAAAAAAGAATCTCAGAACTAAACAAACTAATGCAGGTAGATGCCGAAGATCTGAAAGCTAAATTGATCAAGGACAATCCAACTCTTGTTAG